The Deinococcus seoulensis genome contains the following window.
GCGCCCGCTTCCTGGGTGAACTCGGCATCGGCACGAACTTCGGCATCCAGCAGCCCAGCATGAACATCCTCTTCGACGAGAAGATCGGCGGGACGGTGCACCTGGCCGTGGGGCAGGCCTACGCGGAAAATGGCGGGAAGAACCGCAGCGCCGTGCACTGGGACATGATCCGCGACCTGCGCCTGGGCGGTATCCTGAGCCTGGACGGCGAGCCCTTCCTGGTCGGCGGTCGCTTCGTTTGAGGGCCAGTCCAGGAGCCCGGGGGTCAGGAAGCAGAAGAACGCCACGAAGGCAGGCGATCTGTCTGTGATGAAGGGGCGACGTGGTGCAGAGTCGCCAAGGACAAGAGTTTCCAGGCGGGACGGGATGTCCTTAAATACCCCGTGCACCACAGCCCCGACTGAATGTAGAGCGCGAAGAATGCTGTTCTTCGCGCCTGTGGCTTTCCTCACCGCACAACATCCGACCGGCGTGCAGGGCGGTACCGCCGGTGGCGCGCAGTCTGCTCAGGTGCCCCTGCAGGGTCCGGGCGTCCCCGACGGGCTGCAGGGGCGCGTGCAGGACGGGGCCGCCCGAGAACGTAACGAGCGCGGCGCGGTCATCCTGGCCGAGCCGGGTGAGGAGTCCGCTGGCGGCGGCGCGGGCCATCTCCAGCGGGAAGCCCCCCATACTGCCGCTGGTGTCGATGACCAGGGTGAGGTCCAGGGGCGCCGGGCCAGGCGTGGCGGCGGGCGTCACCGTGATCAGGAGGTCCGTGACTGTGGGCGTGGCCGGGACGGGGCGGGCGGGAGTGACCTCGAAGGTGATGTTCATGGGCCGAGTGTCGACCCGGCCAGCGGGTTTCTCTGAACGAAACAGAGGTGATCATGGCCGATGATGCGGTCCAACCTCGGTGGGACCGCGCTGAAGGGTGGTGCGCCGGTCGATTCTGTTTCAGCGTCCCTGGACGTTGAGGAGCGCCTCCGGGTAGGCCGCAGCGGCCAGGGCGATCAACTCGTACTCCACCGCCGCCAGACTCCCGATCATCCCCGACGGTCCACGCAGGCCGTCCCGCCAGGGAATCAGCGACATCGACACCGGCATCTGCAGCTTCGGGGGCTCCAGCGTCTCGAACAGCGCCGCCGCCCAGCGGTGGTACTTCCCCGGTGCGCGGCCCGGCTTGAACGCCTCCCCCAGCACGGCGTCAGGCTTTTATCTTGACTCGGGTCCAACAAAACGGGCTGATTGGAAGTTGTGAGACCACCCATCAGCCCGCTCCCATTTCTAACCCAAATTCCAGACTGGCGTGCCCCTACCCGCATCCATTACCCATGGGACGCCCTCTGGACCGTCATTCTCACTGGCCTCCTCGCCGGACCACCCAACATCCTCGCCCTCACCCAGTGGCTTGCCGGACACCGCGAGGTGCTGTGCCAGCACCTCGGCCTCAATCGCCTCCCCCAGCAAGCCATGATCTACCGCTTCTTCTGGTCGCTGGACCAGCATCTTCCCGAACTGCAACGCGCCCTGCTGGATTGAGTGAAGGCTCAACATCCCACGGCGCATGACCGCCTGGTCATCCTTGCCGGTGACGGCAAAGTCCTGAAAGGAAGCGCTCGAGAGGGCCGTTCGGCCCTCTCGTTCCTATCGGTCTTCTTCCATGAGCTGGCGCTGACCGTCGCGCAGGTTGATCAAGCAGGGCGTCATGAAGCCAAAGGGATGCAGGATCTGCTCCCCACCCTCACAACCCTCTTCGGGAACGGGTGGCTCATGACGTTGGACGCCGCCTACACCGAGCGGGAACTCACCACTCGAATCGACGAGGCAGGCGGAGCCTACCTCGTCCCACTCAAGAACAACACCCGCTCGCTCAAGGAATGGGCGATGTTCGCGTTCACGTACCCGGCGCACGATCACGTCGTGAACGTCGAGCGGCGCAGCGGGGAGATCTGGGAGCGGCGTACGTCGGTGATCACCGGCGAGCAGGTCCCAGAGGAGATCAAGGAAGGGCTGTGTGGTGTGCAGACGTTGATCCGCCGTGAACATCAGGTGACGCGCCGCGATGGCACACAACGGGTTGAGGTGCGGTATGCCGTCAGCAGCCGGCTGCTGACGGCTCAGGAAGCGGAGCGCATCTGGCGTGGTCACTGGGGTATTGAGAATCGAAGCCACCATTGCCGGGATGTCGTGCTGCACGAGGATGCGTGTCGGTTGCGCCGGGGAGCACAGGGACGGGCGATGCTCAATGGCGTGATTGTGGCGCTACTCAACGGACAGACCCGTCAGATCACGGCGCTGGTGCGTCGCCTGACCATTGATCCGTTGCTCGCTCTTCAACTCCTGATTCCTGAACTCGCGTCAAGATAAAAGCCTGGCACGGCGTGGCTGAGCTCGCCAATGTGGTACGCCTTGTTGTACCCCCAGCGCCCGAACTTGTCGTGGTTCGAGGCGATCCGGATGAGGTTGGCACTCACCGGGTTCGTGACGCCCTTCTTCTCCGCCTTGCCGATGTACCGGGGCGTCAGGTCGTTCCCTTCCCCGGTGTGCATGACGTACAGGAAGCCCTGCCAGGTATCGTCCTCGAGACCCTCCGTGACCATCCCGATCATCGCTGCGTCGAAGCTGGAGTGACGGGTCAGGGTCAGTCGATTCTTCTCCTTGCCACGCAGGTGCGTGTTCACGCTCAGGCCATCCCCGGCCGTCTCGAAGAGCGGGGTCAGGTGCTGCTCCTGCTGGGCCAGCCATTCGGGCAGGTGGATCATCGCTGGACTCCTTCACGGTTGAGCAGCGCCGGACTGGTGTCCTGCGCCAGGCTGATCAGCTGCGCTTCCACGGCACCGACGGTGACGGGGAAGCCGGGGATGGGCGGCCCCTGCATGGCCGTCACGGGCACGACGTACAGGTCGAGGTCGTGCTGGAAGTGGGCCCGCCAGGCGTCCGCACGGGACGTGGGCTCCAGCAGGCTTCGCAGGTGACCCTTCCAGCGGCTCACGGGCTGAGCGGCGCGGCCGACGTAGATCGGCATCGTGGGGGCGTCCCGGCGGACGAGGATGTAGACACTCTCCTCAGGATTGGGCAGGGCGGCCCGCAGACGCGTCAAGATTTGCGGCGTCTCGATCGGGCCGCCGTCGTGCAGGGCGACGCGGTGGGCGTCATGGGAGGTGAGCCAGTTCAGGAGCAGGGTTCGTTTCTGGTCGAGATCGTCGGGCACGGCGTCATGGTAGGTGGCGGCGGGGCAGAACGCGGGTCAAACTGACCGGAACATGCGAACACTGGTGGTGGTGCCGTGCGGGGCGAAGAAGATCTGGGCGGAGGAGCCGTCGCTCGGGGCGGTGCGGGCGGCAGACGCGTACGTGGGCGTGCCGTTCCGGGTGAACCGGGCGTACGCCGAGGTGGTGGGAGACGCATGGGTGATCCTGAGTGCCAGGTACGGCTTCCTGGCGCCGGACGACCTGCTGGAGGGGCCGTACGAGGTGACGTTCAAGCGGAAGAAGACGAGCCCGGTGGCGGTGGAGACGCTGCGGCGACAGGTGATCGAGCGGGACCTGGCGTCGTTCGACCGGGTGATCGGGCTGGGCGGCGTGGAGTACCGCGCAGCGCTGGCGGAGGCGTTCCGCGATCACGCCGACGTGACATTCCCGTTTGCGGGGCTGGCGCTGGGCTACAGCCTGCAGGCGACCAAGGCGGCAACTGCAGCGGCCGAAAAGTAGCGCTCCCTCAGCGGAGAGCGCCCCGGATGATCTCGTCGAAGCGTCCGCGGTTCTGACGGTCCCGGAGGGTGCTCCAGAAGTTGCGGACGAGCAGTCGCAGATCCCGGCGGAGCCATTCCATCTTCTCGTCGTCGATCACGTCCCGGTTCATGCTGCGGGCCATCCCGGCCGCGCGCTCCAGCTCCTGCTCACCTACTTCCTTGCTGGACTGGTAGAGATCCATCAGGATGCCCATAGCTACCCCGACGACTTGTAACTTGTAGGTACTGGTCAGGTGCTGCCGTGCTGTCCTCAGAGCCGTTCATGCAGGTCCTGAACCGTCTGATCCCAGGTGGCCTGCGAGGTCGGCGCTGGCAGCCCATGGCGTGCCGCCAGCCAGCTGACCACCGTGTGGGCTTCCCAGAGATGCCCGGGCTTCTCGCCCCCATCCTCGTACCGTCCGTCCATCGAGCGCAACCAGTCCCGCTCCCGGGTCACCGCCTCAAGCAGCAGTCGGAGCGGTCAGTAGTAGGGGCTATCC
Protein-coding sequences here:
- a CDS encoding DUF6884 domain-containing protein — protein: MRTLVVVPCGAKKIWAEEPSLGAVRAADAYVGVPFRVNRAYAEVVGDAWVILSARYGFLAPDDLLEGPYEVTFKRKKTSPVAVETLRRQVIERDLASFDRVIGLGGVEYRAALAEAFRDHADVTFPFAGLALGYSLQATKAATAAAEK
- a CDS encoding VWA domain-containing protein; translated protein: MNITFEVTPARPVPATPTVTDLLITVTPAATPGPAPLDLTLVIDTSGSMGGFPLEMARAAASGLLTRLGQDDRAALVTFSGGPVLHAPLQPVGDARTLQGHLSRLRATGGTALHAGRMLCGEESHRREEQHSSRSTFSRGCGARGI
- a CDS encoding ISAs1 family transposase translates to MKAQHPTAHDRLVILAGDGKVLKGSAREGRSALSFLSVFFHELALTVAQVDQAGRHEAKGMQDLLPTLTTLFGNGWLMTLDAAYTERELTTRIDEAGGAYLVPLKNNTRSLKEWAMFAFTYPAHDHVVNVERRSGEIWERRTSVITGEQVPEEIKEGLCGVQTLIRREHQVTRRDGTQRVEVRYAVSSRLLTAQEAERIWRGHWGIENRSHHCRDVVLHEDACRLRRGAQGRAMLNGVIVALLNGQTRQITALVRRLTIDPLLALQLLIPELASR
- a CDS encoding transposase family protein: MRPPISPLPFLTQIPDWRAPTRIHYPWDALWTVILTGLLAGPPNILALTQWLAGHREVLCQHLGLNRLPQQAMIYRFFWSLDQHLPELQRALLD